A part of Drosophila bipectinata strain 14024-0381.07 chromosome 3L, DbipHiC1v2, whole genome shotgun sequence genomic DNA contains:
- the LOC108124722 gene encoding dynein regulatory complex subunit 2, whose product MADDVLARITRISENYLVEEEPEEDKKPPKLTKAEKKALKKEAKIQAAMADKRLIMRDALMRELELGKRMEQRGTEEWHEMCREIKIQELQDEIVAWGERSERIIAGKNDHIQMLLEDMTQTQDQHVRCYSKTVELLDHIRDCFHVMLEGVRNVYAQQADEMLRDYYEEVRRRTEELDAMHINAENIIHATNITTRDQIKEDYTIYLEQRDDRVNTEIENRFKIRDQIVRRMSEMQQQLNDFVESLRSTELDAHKYEKIRWLTERQEAFMEESRKLNAEETKYINMQADLQREILRMEAENNSTLNDLRLEFQYFTNVRKKIEMNQEMDRHITHEKLRILTGECYELTKQMEKNVKSGELLLALSITCRKLQTESEKVILGGEVFDETDVAVSDEFKIQTLNLKDHVDMTEEELVELNRNLRNFWRRQAMAEAQNLLMLEEKKRLTEDNDRLINFIKSMSVTEDPEELRTAVTVVTCAGQPMPPYVFQSKCQDYRAKKVLRSPIAHKEFKWEAEATLKSVLDDQ is encoded by the exons atgGCAGACGATGTCTTGGCACGCATTACCCGGATTTCGGAAAACTATCTGGTGGAGGAGGAGCCAGAGGAGGACAAGAAGCCACCAAAGCTGACCAAGGCGGAGAAGAAGGCGCTCAAGAAGGAGGCCAAAATACAAGCTGCCATGGCCGATAAGCGGCTGATCATGCGG GATGCCCTGATGCGGGAACTGGAGCTGGGGAAGCGCATGGAGCAGCGCGGCACCGAGGAGTGGCATGAGATGTGTCGTGAGATCAAGATCCAGGAGCTTCAGGATGAGATCGTAGCTTGGGGCGAACGTTCCGAGCGGATTATCGCCGGCAAGAACGACCACATCCAGATGCTCCTGGAGGACATGACCCAGACGCAGGACCAGCACGTCCGCTGCTACAGCAAAACAGTGGAGCTGCTCGACCACATCCGTGACTGCTTCCACGTGATGCTGGAGGGGGTGAGGAACGTGTACGCCCAGCAGGCCGACGAAATGCTCCGGGACTACTACGAAGAGGTGCGTCGTCGAACCGAGGAGCTGGACGCCATGCACATCAACGCCGAGAACATCATACACGCCACCAACATAACCACTAGGGACCAGATCAAGGAGGACTACACCATCTATCTAGAGCAGCGCGACGACCGCGTAAACACGGAGATAGAGAATAGATTCAAAATCCGGGACCAGATCGTCCGCCGGATGTCTGagatgcagcagcagctgaaCGATTTCGTAGAGTCCCTGAGGAGCACGGAGCTGGATGCCCACAAGTACGAGAAGATCCGTTGGCTGACCGAAAGGCAGGAGGCCTTCATGGAGGAGTCTCGAAAACTGAATGCCGAGGAGACAAAGTACATCAACATGCAGGCCGACCTGCAGCGCGAAATTCTCCGTATGGAGGCGGAAAACAACTCCACCCTCAACGATCTTCGATTGGAGTTCCAGTACTTCACCAATGTGCGCAAGAAGATTGAGATGAACCAGGAGATGGATCGCCATATCACCCACGAAAAGCTACGCATCCTTACAGGAGAGTGCTACGAACTGACCAAG CAAATGgagaaaaatgtgaaaagtgGAGAGCTACTGTTGGCCTTGTCGATCACCTGCCGGAAACTGCAAACCGAATCGGAAAAGGTGATCCTGGGAGGTGAGGTCTTTGATGAAACAGATGTGGCTGTAAGTGATGAGTTCAAGATTCAGACTCTGAACCTCAAAGACCACGTAGACATGACCGAGGAGGAGCTAGTGGAGCTAAATAGGAATCTTCGAAACTTTTGGCGCCGGCAGGCGATGGCTGAAGCTCAGAACTTACTGATGCTGGAGGAAAAGAAGCGATTAACTGAGGATAACGATCGTCTCATTAACTTTATCAAGTCCATGAGTGTTACCGAAGATCCCGAAGAGCTGCGAACAGCCGTCACTGTGGTGACCTGCGCTGGTCAGCCAATGCCACCTTATGTGTTTCAGAGCAAGTGCCAGGACTACCGCGCCAAGAAGGTCCTTAGATCGCCAATAGCTCACAAGGAATTCAAGTGGGAGGCTGAAGCCACTTTGAAGTCTGTACTTGATGACCAATAA